A window of Streptomyces sp. DG1A-41 contains these coding sequences:
- a CDS encoding VOC family protein has translation MTLQLVQVNIKARDDSALGQFWAEALGWGVSSEGPGVTNLEPVGFDWPDPSAVCIDLVRVPDPETVKYRVHIELATTSDAHQAELVARLKELGATPADVCQGDVPWTVMADPEGNVFSVLEPRALYRDTGPIAAVVVECADPRVMVRFWGEAIDWTVHELTDDRALLRSVKGVGPYLEFRRTPDDEVVWNRIHLDVMSDPVEDQAREVARLEGLGAVRADVGQGDVSWIVMADPEGNEFCVLGRG, from the coding sequence ATGACGCTGCAACTTGTTCAGGTGAACATCAAGGCCCGCGACGACTCGGCGCTCGGCCAGTTCTGGGCGGAGGCGCTCGGCTGGGGTGTTTCCAGCGAAGGGCCCGGCGTCACCAACCTGGAACCCGTGGGCTTCGACTGGCCGGACCCGTCCGCCGTCTGCATCGATCTCGTCCGTGTCCCGGACCCGGAGACGGTGAAGTACCGCGTGCACATCGAGCTCGCCACCACCTCCGACGCCCATCAGGCGGAGTTGGTCGCACGTCTGAAGGAACTCGGGGCCACGCCCGCCGATGTGTGCCAGGGCGACGTGCCCTGGACGGTGATGGCCGACCCGGAAGGCAACGTGTTCAGCGTCCTGGAGCCCCGGGCGCTCTACCGGGACACCGGGCCGATAGCCGCCGTGGTCGTCGAGTGCGCCGACCCACGGGTCATGGTCCGGTTCTGGGGTGAGGCGATCGACTGGACCGTCCACGAGCTGACGGACGACCGCGCCCTGCTGCGCTCCGTCAAGGGCGTCGGGCCGTACCTGGAGTTCCGCCGCACGCCCGACGACGAGGTCGTATGGAACCGCATCCATCTCGACGTGATGTCCGACCCCGTCGAGGACCAGGCGCGGGAGGTCGCCCGGCTCGAAGGCCTCGGCGCGGTACGGGCCGACGTGGGTCAGGGTGACGTCTCCTGGATCGTCATGGCCGACCCGGAGGGCAACGAGTTCTGCGTCCTCGGCCGGGGCTGA
- a CDS encoding TetR family transcriptional regulator, with product MGAARDPEATKARIFEAAVAEFARHGIAGARIDRIAAEAKANKQLIYAYFGNKAELFAIVLEKKMLHLAEAVPVDPDDIEGWVDRLMDYHAAHPELLRLLFWEGLEYGDTELPHESDRREHYARKVAALQDGQDRGVVTDAIPAADLLFLLTALANWTAVVPQMRRILVGGEDPGRDRLRTSVKEAARRLTAR from the coding sequence ATGGGAGCAGCAAGGGACCCCGAGGCCACCAAGGCCAGGATCTTCGAGGCGGCGGTCGCCGAGTTCGCCCGGCACGGCATCGCCGGCGCCCGCATCGACCGCATCGCCGCCGAGGCCAAGGCCAACAAGCAGTTGATCTACGCCTACTTCGGCAACAAGGCGGAGCTGTTCGCGATCGTCCTCGAGAAGAAGATGCTCCACCTCGCCGAGGCCGTCCCCGTCGACCCGGACGACATCGAGGGCTGGGTCGACCGTCTGATGGACTACCACGCCGCCCACCCGGAGCTGCTGCGCCTGCTCTTCTGGGAGGGTTTGGAGTACGGCGACACCGAACTGCCCCACGAGTCCGACCGCCGGGAGCACTACGCCCGCAAGGTCGCCGCCCTCCAGGACGGCCAGGACCGGGGAGTCGTCACCGACGCCATCCCGGCGGCCGACCTGCTGTTCCTGCTGACCGCCCTGGCCAACTGGACCGCGGTCGTGCCCCAGATGCGACGCATCCTGGTAGGAGGCGAGGACCCCGGCCGGGACCGCCTGCGCACCTCGGTCAAGGAGGCGGCCCGCCGTCTGACGGCCCGATAG
- a CDS encoding MarR family transcriptional regulator produces MQAKPRPAATPEQALSAMDRLIATHLVGQHEIAQQVGLSVTDLTCFAYVIEAGENLPTAGDLAARVHVTTGAVTGILNRLERAGYITRRPDPTDRRRIRVAARPDAVAHVREVYEPYYARLTQLFADYSPEEIAVLNDWFTRASTLAADYLEEHCRTD; encoded by the coding sequence ATGCAAGCCAAGCCGCGTCCGGCCGCCACGCCGGAGCAGGCGCTGTCGGCGATGGACCGCCTCATCGCGACCCACCTGGTCGGACAGCACGAGATCGCCCAACAGGTAGGCCTGAGTGTGACCGACCTCACCTGCTTCGCCTACGTCATCGAGGCCGGTGAGAACCTGCCCACGGCCGGCGACCTGGCAGCCCGAGTCCACGTCACGACGGGCGCGGTCACCGGCATCCTCAACCGCCTGGAACGCGCCGGCTACATCACCCGCCGCCCCGACCCGACCGACCGCCGCCGCATCCGCGTAGCCGCCCGGCCCGACGCGGTCGCCCACGTCCGAGAGGTCTACGAGCCGTACTACGCCCGGCTCACGCAACTCTTCGCGGACTACTCCCCCGAGGAAATCGCCGTCCTGAACGACTGGTTCACCCGCGCGAGCACGCTGGCGGCGGACTACCTGGAGGAACACTGCCGCACTGACTGA
- a CDS encoding SSI family serine proteinase inhibitor, producing MPHAIRRGNPGNASRTSRPLARPVLRRLVVGAAASVAAFGSLAAVSPAAYAQAGPSQVGLDRGQGPDRDHLTVTVRNAGGEADGTYELYCGPDGGNHPDPRGACATLKRDKRWGKDLFAPAPEGGFCTMQYGGPATAHVTGTWAGRPVDATYDRRDGCGIARWDRLVPLLPDMGSDKRS from the coding sequence ATGCCACATGCCATTCGCCGGGGCAACCCCGGAAACGCGTCCCGGACCTCCCGGCCCCTCGCTCGCCCCGTTCTGCGGCGGCTCGTCGTCGGTGCCGCCGCCTCCGTCGCCGCCTTCGGGTCGCTGGCCGCGGTCTCCCCGGCCGCGTACGCCCAGGCCGGCCCGTCCCAGGTCGGGCTCGATCGGGGCCAGGGCCCGGACCGCGACCATCTCACCGTCACCGTGCGGAACGCGGGCGGTGAGGCCGATGGGACGTATGAGTTGTACTGCGGGCCCGACGGCGGCAACCACCCCGACCCGCGCGGAGCCTGCGCCACCCTGAAGCGGGACAAGCGGTGGGGGAAGGACCTCTTCGCACCTGCCCCGGAAGGGGGCTTCTGCACCATGCAGTACGGCGGGCCGGCCACCGCGCACGTCACCGGAACCTGGGCCGGGCGGCCCGTCGACGCCACGTACGACCGCCGTGACGGCTGCGGGATCGCCCGCTGGGACCGGCTCGTGCCGCTGCTGCCGGACATGGGATCCGACAAGCGCTCCTGA
- a CDS encoding GYD domain-containing protein has product MPLYLSRFSYTPETWARLIGRPEDRAQAAQSYIESVGGKLHGFWYAFGTHDGYNLWEAPDNVSMAAVALAISGGGALSSFETTVLLTVDETIEALRTAEQVRYRAPGA; this is encoded by the coding sequence ATGCCGCTCTACCTATCGAGGTTCAGCTACACCCCGGAGACCTGGGCGAGGCTGATCGGCCGCCCGGAGGACCGCGCACAGGCCGCTCAGTCGTACATCGAGTCCGTCGGCGGGAAGCTCCATGGCTTCTGGTATGCCTTCGGCACGCACGACGGCTACAACCTGTGGGAGGCTCCGGACAACGTGTCCATGGCCGCTGTCGCCCTGGCGATCAGCGGAGGCGGCGCGCTCAGTTCGTTCGAGACGACGGTCCTCCTGACCGTCGACGAAACGATCGAGGCCCTGCGCACAGCCGAGCAAGTCCGGTACCGGGCTCCTGGCGCGTAG
- a CDS encoding PAS domain-containing protein has protein sequence MSSRPSRGAARLAAILDALPDALVLVNANGTVVNANTIALEAFETPGTALVGRGLLDLLPQFDSKLIPGSMRRQAHLDPHARTKPTRMIARRTDGTEFPVEVTSANLENGQQAYDSYGYTGDELLMLVVRDLSGTVDTEAELARSQRQTEMILRAASEGVVGTDTDGRIVLVNPAAAQILGFRASDLGGRALHDLVLHSRADGSPFPYEESPLADTLRSGRKHRVRGQVLYAKDGGKVPVDLTTAPVRDGDQLVGAVMTFTDRRPYDAVVREKEAAEKRHEEELERIAEEHASELTALRQQHVTELEELHERHAEELGANEERYAALGEREKDRYEALAARHEQLLTLLGRSLRGPLEELRRELSALAADDAGQLWPEANQVLHHLSAGYARITTLIDNVLGYQRLDAGGEGISRTKVMLDAVVAAGVDGAVELIGPGRVQFAVHAPPIEAEVDPRLLATALAHLVADVAGVDATGNTPVSAGGYMDNTVVVAAAQRGEVVRIEVRGPYAGGDTVHEPIVRGIVRAHGGVLQTHEVPGMSGNAYVLEVPIGGGAGAVAADVAAQAVDEGLPAAAGEQTSGDQTSGGQTSGGGRRRARRSNTDAFLDGDVPAEGDGAGGTGAEGAAPTGRRRRRAAGEPAALPAQASGEGADVSGGTGRRRRAAEDAGAAPALPVGGAVQGVAEGAVVTAAEHAAGTAASGTGLGGTVPPQGVPAPSGRRARREPGEQHALPPALPAPSAEAAPGSADAAQGQGQGQGQASQPTGRRRRALAAAAERAAAQEAAGPRAVFALPPAESDQAPVHPAGPADQGQQVAPGGVPGQGQVPGQGQVPGQGQVPGQGAVAVPGSAAVGDGVAEEGRHDAVPHDQSADHTPPQPHPTSAPTGRRRRAVAAQPADGAGAQAPGTAGAGAGSAVQGAGQQTPAQGGAGQGGAGQAGLAPAGSVPAGPEQGVPAQQDVTGRVPAGQAGPVQGAPGQGVAVQAGAAAGQVAPGTAVPPQGVAVPAQGGAVHPQGNVPQGNVPQPQGTAVPPQGVAVPPQAVSVPAPGALGHSVQAALPGQALQPASVNQPHVAQPLPQQGVATPGQQPSAGQPLPAEAAPGQGTPAPGTPSQGIATPGAQGAPAPAPTPQPWPAADDSTGAGIAMPPNGAAQPAPPHGTAHPAPPTGPPAVQPPQLHTPAPGTPLPPEGAAQGQRAAQPLPAEAAAPVDPNSTQGRAISVRTLGQGVPFNRQAAQVQQPSGVPTARPSGASAPQAPGVPAPQPSATPPPHQSGGSGRRRKLGTPPDPATRTEQAGRTEQTSRQEPAPRPEQAARPHPQAEPTPAQGTAPVSAPVPAQPSLAGQSRLAQMTEGGGRSYAIGAPDENAAEGPEPLDGPGGAVEVADPPLPQPMDDELPPEPLDNPRRLLVWPAPDVSTSQALSDRGYRPVIVNSREEVDAQIAAFPAALFVDPLTGPITRTALQSLRQAAVAAEVPVLVTAGLGQASRDAAYGADPAVLLKALAPRDSEQHPPRVLLIEEHAEIALALTATLERRGMQVARAASDADAVTLAGQFRPNLVVMDLMQVHRRQAGIVDWLRANGQLNRTPLVVYTAAVDQADLPRLASGETVLFLAERSTSGEVQSRIVDLLSRIGTN, from the coding sequence GTGAGCAGCAGGCCATCCCGAGGCGCTGCTCGCCTCGCAGCCATACTGGACGCCCTTCCCGACGCGTTGGTGCTGGTCAATGCCAACGGGACGGTCGTCAACGCCAACACCATCGCCCTGGAGGCCTTCGAGACCCCGGGGACCGCTCTGGTGGGGCGCGGGCTGCTCGATCTGCTGCCGCAGTTCGACTCCAAGCTCATCCCTGGGTCCATGCGGCGGCAGGCGCACCTCGATCCGCATGCCCGGACCAAGCCGACCCGGATGATCGCGCGCAGGACGGACGGGACCGAATTTCCCGTCGAGGTCACCAGTGCGAATCTGGAGAACGGGCAGCAGGCCTACGACAGTTACGGCTACACCGGCGACGAGTTGCTCATGCTCGTCGTGCGGGACCTGTCCGGGACCGTGGACACAGAGGCCGAGCTGGCGCGGTCGCAGCGGCAGACCGAGATGATCCTGCGGGCCGCGTCCGAGGGCGTCGTAGGGACCGACACCGACGGGCGGATCGTGCTCGTCAATCCGGCCGCCGCCCAGATACTGGGTTTCCGGGCCAGCGATCTCGGCGGGCGCGCACTGCACGATCTCGTGCTGCACTCGCGCGCCGACGGATCGCCCTTCCCGTACGAGGAGTCGCCGCTCGCCGACACCCTGCGCTCCGGGCGCAAGCACCGGGTGCGCGGGCAGGTGCTGTACGCCAAGGACGGCGGCAAGGTGCCGGTCGACCTGACGACCGCGCCCGTGCGCGACGGCGACCAGCTCGTCGGCGCCGTGATGACCTTCACCGACCGGCGGCCGTACGACGCCGTCGTCCGGGAGAAGGAGGCGGCGGAGAAACGCCACGAGGAAGAGCTGGAGCGGATCGCCGAGGAGCACGCCTCCGAGCTGACCGCGCTGCGCCAGCAGCACGTCACCGAGCTGGAGGAGCTGCACGAGCGGCACGCCGAGGAACTCGGCGCGAACGAGGAGCGGTACGCCGCTCTCGGTGAGCGGGAGAAGGACCGGTACGAGGCGCTCGCCGCGCGGCACGAGCAGTTGCTGACCCTGCTCGGGCGGTCGCTGCGCGGACCGCTGGAGGAGCTGCGGCGCGAGCTGTCCGCGCTGGCCGCGGACGACGCCGGGCAGCTGTGGCCCGAGGCCAACCAGGTGCTGCACCACCTCTCCGCCGGCTATGCGCGCATCACGACGCTCATCGACAACGTCCTCGGCTATCAGCGGCTCGACGCGGGCGGCGAGGGCATCTCCCGTACGAAGGTGATGCTGGACGCCGTCGTCGCCGCCGGTGTCGACGGGGCCGTCGAGCTCATCGGGCCCGGGCGGGTGCAGTTCGCCGTGCACGCGCCGCCCATCGAGGCCGAGGTCGATCCCCGGCTGCTCGCGACCGCCCTCGCGCATCTGGTCGCGGACGTGGCCGGGGTCGACGCGACCGGCAACACGCCCGTGTCGGCCGGCGGTTACATGGACAACACCGTCGTGGTGGCGGCGGCCCAGCGCGGCGAGGTCGTACGTATCGAGGTACGCGGGCCGTACGCCGGCGGCGACACCGTGCACGAGCCCATCGTCCGCGGGATCGTCCGGGCTCACGGTGGCGTGCTCCAGACGCATGAAGTGCCGGGGATGAGCGGTAACGCGTACGTCCTCGAAGTGCCGATCGGGGGCGGGGCCGGGGCCGTTGCCGCAGACGTGGCCGCCCAGGCGGTCGACGAGGGGCTGCCTGCTGCCGCCGGTGAACAGACCTCCGGTGATCAGACGTCCGGTGGGCAGACCTCGGGTGGAGGGCGGCGCCGGGCGCGGCGGTCCAACACCGATGCGTTCCTGGACGGTGACGTTCCCGCTGAGGGCGACGGGGCCGGTGGGACCGGTGCCGAGGGGGCCGCGCCCACCGGGCGGCGCAGGAGGCGGGCCGCCGGGGAACCGGCCGCCCTTCCCGCGCAGGCTTCCGGCGAGGGTGCGGACGTGTCGGGCGGTACCGGGCGCCGGCGGCGCGCGGCCGAGGACGCCGGTGCGGCTCCGGCCCTGCCCGTCGGGGGTGCCGTCCAGGGTGTCGCCGAAGGGGCCGTCGTCACGGCCGCCGAGCATGCGGCGGGGACCGCCGCCTCGGGTACGGGGCTGGGCGGGACCGTTCCGCCGCAGGGCGTGCCCGCGCCCTCCGGGCGGAGGGCCCGGCGTGAACCCGGCGAGCAGCACGCGCTGCCGCCGGCCCTGCCCGCGCCGTCCGCCGAGGCCGCCCCGGGGTCCGCCGATGCGGCCCAGGGGCAAGGTCAGGGCCAGGGTCAGGCTTCGCAGCCGACCGGGCGTCGGCGGCGGGCGCTGGCTGCTGCCGCCGAGCGAGCGGCAGCGCAGGAGGCAGCGGGGCCGCGTGCTGTGTTCGCCTTGCCGCCGGCCGAGTCCGATCAGGCCCCGGTCCACCCGGCCGGCCCGGCCGACCAGGGGCAGCAGGTCGCCCCAGGTGGTGTGCCTGGTCAGGGGCAGGTGCCGGGGCAGGGGCAGGTGCCCGGGCAGGGGCAGGTGCCCGGGCAGGGGGCCGTGGCGGTTCCCGGTTCGGCTGCCGTCGGTGACGGGGTGGCCGAGGAGGGGCGGCACGACGCCGTCCCGCACGACCAGTCCGCCGATCACACGCCGCCCCAGCCGCATCCCACGAGTGCGCCGACCGGTCGTCGGCGGCGGGCCGTGGCGGCTCAGCCGGCCGACGGGGCCGGAGCGCAGGCGCCCGGTACGGCGGGTGCTGGGGCCGGCTCGGCTGTGCAGGGGGCTGGACAGCAGACTCCTGCGCAGGGCGGTGCCGGTCAGGGAGGTGCTGGTCAGGCGGGTCTCGCCCCGGCGGGTTCCGTGCCGGCGGGGCCTGAGCAGGGGGTTCCCGCTCAGCAGGACGTCACCGGTCGGGTTCCGGCGGGTCAGGCCGGTCCGGTGCAGGGCGCTCCGGGTCAGGGTGTGGCCGTACAGGCTGGAGCGGCCGCCGGGCAGGTCGCGCCCGGTACGGCCGTGCCGCCGCAGGGCGTGGCGGTTCCGGCCCAGGGGGGTGCCGTGCACCCGCAGGGCAACGTCCCGCAGGGGAACGTCCCTCAGCCGCAGGGCACCGCGGTCCCGCCCCAGGGCGTCGCCGTACCCCCGCAGGCCGTGTCCGTTCCCGCACCGGGTGCTCTCGGGCACAGCGTGCAGGCGGCCCTCCCGGGGCAGGCGCTCCAGCCTGCCTCCGTGAACCAGCCCCACGTCGCGCAGCCCCTGCCGCAGCAGGGCGTCGCCACACCGGGGCAGCAGCCCTCCGCCGGTCAGCCGCTCCCCGCCGAGGCCGCCCCCGGACAGGGCACCCCTGCTCCGGGCACCCCTAGCCAGGGCATCGCCACACCCGGAGCCCAGGGCGCGCCCGCGCCCGCCCCCACCCCCCAGCCCTGGCCCGCCGCCGACGACAGCACGGGGGCCGGTATCGCCATGCCTCCGAACGGCGCGGCGCAGCCCGCGCCTCCCCACGGCACCGCACACCCAGCACCCCCGACCGGCCCCCCGGCAGTTCAGCCCCCGCAGCTCCACACCCCGGCCCCGGGCACCCCGTTGCCCCCGGAGGGCGCGGCGCAGGGGCAGCGGGCGGCTCAGCCGTTGCCCGCGGAGGCGGCCGCGCCCGTCGACCCGAACTCCACGCAGGGGCGGGCGATCAGCGTGCGGACGCTGGGCCAGGGCGTGCCGTTCAACCGGCAGGCGGCCCAGGTGCAGCAGCCGTCGGGCGTGCCGACCGCGCGTCCCTCGGGCGCTTCCGCCCCGCAGGCGCCGGGCGTGCCCGCCCCCCAGCCCTCGGCGACGCCGCCCCCGCACCAGTCGGGCGGATCGGGCCGGCGCCGCAAGCTCGGCACTCCGCCCGACCCGGCCACGCGGACGGAACAGGCCGGGCGGACCGAGCAGACCTCCCGCCAGGAACCGGCGCCCCGCCCGGAGCAGGCCGCGCGCCCGCATCCGCAGGCCGAGCCGACGCCCGCGCAGGGCACCGCCCCGGTCTCCGCGCCGGTCCCGGCGCAGCCGTCCCTCGCCGGTCAGTCGCGGCTCGCGCAGATGACCGAGGGCGGTGGCCGGTCGTACGCCATAGGCGCGCCGGACGAGAACGCCGCCGAGGGGCCGGAGCCGCTGGACGGGCCGGGCGGTGCCGTCGAGGTGGCCGACCCTCCGCTGCCGCAGCCGATGGACGACGAGTTGCCGCCGGAGCCGCTGGACAACCCGCGGCGGCTGCTGGTGTGGCCCGCGCCGGACGTCAGCACCTCGCAGGCGCTGAGCGACCGCGGTTACCGGCCCGTGATCGTGAACTCGCGCGAGGAGGTCGACGCGCAGATCGCGGCCTTCCCCGCCGCGCTGTTCGTCGACCCGCTGACCGGGCCGATCACGCGTACGGCGTTGCAGTCGCTGCGGCAGGCCGCCGTCGCCGCCGAGGTGCCCGTCCTGGTCACGGCCGGACTCGGGCAGGCCTCGAGGGACGCGGCCTACGGTGCCGATCCCGCCGTCCTGCTGAAGGCGCTGGCGCCGCGCGACAGTGAGCAGCACCCGCCGCGCGTGCTGCTGATCGAGGAGCACGCGGAGATCGCGCTGGCGCTGACGGCGACGCTGGAGCGGCGCGGGATGCAGGTCGCGCGGGCGGCGAGTGACGCCGACGCGGTGACGCTGGCGGGGCAGTTCCGGCCGAACCTGGTCGTGATGGACCTGATGCAGGTGCACCGGCGGCAGGCCGGGATCGTGGACTGGCTGCGCGCGAACGGGCAGCTCAACCGCACCCCGCTCGTCGTCTACACCGCCGCCGTCGACCAGGCCGACCTGCCGCGGCTGGCCTCCGGAGAAACGGTGCTCTTCCTCGCGGAGCGGTCCACCAGCGGCGAGGTGCAGTCCCGGATCGTCGATCTGCTGTCCCGGATCGGGACCAACTAG